Below is a genomic region from Hevea brasiliensis isolate MT/VB/25A 57/8 chromosome 3, ASM3005281v1, whole genome shotgun sequence.
ATCCTGTAGGAAAGACAACATGAGTATCTTACAATAAAACGACTCTTCTTGTCACTTAGAAAAATATTAAACATGAATGAGTATTCGATTTAGAGAATTTGATATCAAATGTGAAGGTAACATCTATAAGACCTAGCCTCTAGTGCAatctgttgaccccgtgtagctcaaaatgagcattgattttgatgataacaaaactcaaagagaatctatctaacctaaccttaaagtgatgtgtagattctttgtcttatgcataaagaacctttgaagttgtatctaaggagaaaggatactcaaaggtatttcaagacaaatccaaaatgagaaaaaggcTATGGAAATCAAGACTCAAAGGAAAGGTATGAAAAGCatagtgttagagtcttaggtctttttgtgaaaaagaatagatgagaatttagtcatatggagctcaaaaatgaaaatttattttctgattacttcttctcatcatgaccttgaacacaactattgaaacattttttaaaggtctaaatcattttgcattgcaagttgagacatgcagctgttgacttagtttcctaactggtttgctaaaattttcggtttgctaatgtgtttgctaaaaacattagtttactaaccagtttgctgactgctcctaaaatttcattagtttgctaactgaccagagctgctcaacttcgcacaaaaggacaaaataaccgctattttgtcttgggcagtgtgtataacgttccaaaagggtttcaaacggtctaaaatgatttgggactataaatatacattctctacttcatttacacttaatgaaagcttacatttgaactccaacattgatttttcatttattgctttcattcaagagctttaaagattttgagctaccattggcaaatcaactcatctcttctttatagtttgatttgtattgtgtaagagtgagtgttgaaacattgaatttcattcaagagaggttgtacaagcacctattgaagcttgggaaAGTTAGTGCTTATGATTGCACTtgagaaggtttcaagctaccttggtgtaaaagcttggtgttgagaaattgtaaagggcttttggtctcttgccttcaaaagagcaaatagtggaaagaagactcaaagagggttctttgagagagtggatgtaggctagttaagccgaaccattATAAAAATCCTTGTGTTTGATTTCTTTAACCCTTACTtccttacttttgtgcaattttaaattttcctcatatacatgatattgaatgttggttaaatagattgagttgataaatttgttgacattttgagtgacttgagaaattggttgtatATTGTATgctttgttagatattgccatataaatTGATTGAGGCCTGAATTcaaacttaggaacacattgttgaagcacatattacttttATTTTACATAGAGaaacacctagttgaacaaagccacaatttttcattaggctacaagcaagggccgaaaaattgttaaagtccaattcacccccctcttggactattttgggacaacaaattggtatcagagcttgactctcttgcttagggtcttacaaccttagagtgatccacaatggctagttcatctagtaattctgccggtatacccgcaccattagttgaaggctactcaatcactagaccaccactctttaatggcactaattattcattttggaaagtaagaatgagaaatttcatacaatctgtagatatagatgcatggagaattattaaaaatggtccacatgttcctcaaaagaatggtacaggaactacaaaagttccaaaacatgaagatgaatatgatgacaatgattggaagaaaatctctataaatgctaaagctattaatattttacattgctcacttgaccttaatgaatacaaccgtgtttcaggatgtcaatctgctaaggaaatttggaataagcttgaagtgacttatgaaggaactgatgttgttaaagagtccaaagcaaaccttctgATTCgaaattatgagctatttgaaatgaggccaggagaatcaattgcggatatgagtacaaggtttactgatcttgtaaatcttctcaaagcacttggtaaaagatttgaggaagctgaacttgtgaagaaaattcttagatcacttccaaaatcttgggaagcaaagactacagttatccaagataccaaggattttaaaactttcacctatgatgaactcattggctctcttattgcacatgagatggtatacaaaaaagatgaagttgaaaatgagcaaaagaagaagaaaagcattgctctcaagtcaaacaaggatgaagataagaagaaaggtgttgcattcaaagttgactcaagtgacaactcaagtgtttcaagtgatgatgaagatgaaatggctgtgcttgcaagaaaatttaaaagagctttcaagaagggaggaagcaaatacaagaaattcttgaaaaagtatactcccaaggataaacatttcaaagattcaaaagaagaaattgtatgttatgagtgtcacaaacctggacatatcaagcccaaatgtccactactcaaaaagaagaaaggaaaagaagataggagcaagaaagctatgaaagtagtatggagcaacagtgaagaatcttcaaatgatgaatcaagtgacaaagaggctgctctcctttgtatgatggcacttgaagagaaagtcgaaagttcacaaaaggaagaagaaagcgataatgaggtaaactcttatgaatctcctaatgtagaagaacttgaacttgcatttgctagagtatatgatgagtatagaaattacaaaagaaagtgcactaaaatgaatttagagattgaatcattgagatcacaaaatattgccatgtccaatgtgtataaagaaaatgaattttacaaaggacaaattgccatgtttaaagaactagatttagagttgaaaatctcaaaagatacttgtgaaatgctcattgagaaaaataaagttcttgaaactaaagtagagtctttgacaaatgatttggcaaaatttacaaaaggaaaagaaactctagatgtacttcttggaaaccaaagaatttcaaatgagaaatatggaattggttttgatggtttcatgaactatgacaagtacaagaatcatttcattaaagcatctacatcttccttgtctaatgttacatgttattattgcaacaaaagaggtcatatgattagctcttgtgcacttaggaaaggtcattttaaggtaaagaaggtatgggtaccaaagggaaccttacctaaggtcactaacccccaaggacccaaagttgcttgggtacctaaagctaaatgattaaatttcaggtttgttgcaaagggatgaaggaaagtgataaatggtatatagatagtggttgttcaaagcacatgactggtgaaaaggacaagttctcaaaaatcacaatgaaagatggaggatatgtaaaatttggagataaagggaaaggaaaaataattggaaatggcacaattggaaccaaaccttgtattgaagatgtatcactggttgaaggtttgaaatacaacttgctaagtgtaagccaactctgtgataaaggttttgaggtaaagtttacttcttctctgtgtacaatcaataacttagataatgatacattgttcattgccaatagatccaataatgtttacttgcttgacatgaataattttgaaactaatcatggtacatgtctagtatctcttgataactctagttatttgtggcatagaagactaggtcatgcaagcatgcatacactctcaaaattgtctaagaaagaacttgttaatggtcttcctaagattaagtatgaaaatgaatttcaatatagagcttgtgcactaggaaagcatactagagcatcttttaaatctaaaaatattgtgtctaccactaggccattagaattgcttcatcttgatttatttggacccgtaactcctgctagtcttggtggaaagtcatatgctttagttattgttgatgactattcaagatatacatggacatttttccttgcttataaagatgaaacttttgaaaaattcacctcttttagtaaaatggttcaaaatgaaaaaggcttttgcatctcatctataagaagtgaccatggaactgaatttgaaaatcatttgtttgagaaatattgtgataaacatggaattaatcataatttttcagctcctagaacaccacaacaaaatgggatagtggaaaggaaaaataggactttgcaagaaatgactagaactatgttgagtgaaaataatttgccaaagtacttttgggctgaagctgttaatacatcttgttatgtattgaatagagttttgattagaccaattttgaaaaagaccccttatgagctttggaaaggaagaaaaccaaatatctcatatttcaaagcatttggttgtaagtgctatattttgaataacaagaaggataacttaaagaaatttgatgctaaatccgatgaaggaatctttcttgggtattcaacaaagagtaaagcctatagagtgttcaatagaagaactttggttattgaggaaactatttatattttgtttgatgagactaacccttctattagaaggaaaaatgcttgtgatgataataatgagcagatttttggaaaagaaaattcaatatcaagtcaagaaatggaacaagttgatgacaaagatgaggaaactcaaggagaaactacaatagatgtccatgatgccaatgaagatcaaattaatgaagaaaataccaaatttggaagaattacaagtaaatgagccccaacatgaagatttacctaaagaatggagattccatagaaatcatcctcaagaagacattattgatgatccatctcagaggatgatgactagagctcaattgtgaagatattttggtaatgttgcttttgtttcacaaattgaacctaaatgttttgaagatgctcaaaatgatgaaagttggattcttgctatgcaagaagaactaaatcaatttgagagaaataaagtttggaatttagtgcctaaaccaaaagattattcaattattggtactaaatgggtttttagaaacaaaatggatgaaaaaggcaatgttgttaggaacaaagctagactagtggctcaaggctacaaccaagaggaagggattgattttgatgaaacctttgctccggttgctagaattgaagctattagaatgttgtgtgcctttgcatgttacaaggattttatgctttatcaaatggatgtcaagagtgcatttttaaatggttatattgatgaggaagtgtatgttgcacaacctccaggctttgaaaatcatgagcatccaaatcatgtttataaacttactaaagccttatatggtttaaagcaagctcctagagcatggtatgaaaggcttagtaaattccttttacaaaatgattttcaaagatgcaaagtggatacaacactttttgttaagaagcatcataatgatatgctcattgtgcaaatttatgttgatgatataatttttggtgctactaacgaatctctttgcaagaaattttctaagattatgcagaatgaatttgaaatgagcatgatgggtgagctcacattcttccttggacttcaaattaagcaaatgaaagatgacatcttcataaatcaatcaaagtacatcaaggatatgctaaagaaatttaaaatggaagatttgaagagcatgggcacccctatgagttcaacaattaaaatggacagtgatgaaaaaggtaaagaagtagataccaagctttatagaggtatgattggctctcttttgtatcttactgcatctaggccagatatacactttagtgtttgcttgtgtgcaagatttcaatcatgtccaaaagaatcccatttaagtgcagttaaaaggatttttagatatctcataggctcacaatcaattggtttatggtatccaaaatgtgaattatttaatcttgttggctatagtgactctgattttgctggaagtagactggatagaaaaagtacttcaagtacttgtcaatttcttggtcttgcactagtttcttgtaCGAAGAAACAAACTTCAGATAGCTTTATCTACTGGTGAGGCGAGAATATATATAGTCtttggtagttgtgttgctcaaattttatggatgaaacaacaattggaagattttggtttaaaatataatcttgttccaattaagtgtgacaacacaagtgccataaacttggtcaaaaatccagtccaacattcaagaactaaacatattgagattagacatcattttattagagatcatgttcaaaatggaaatatcaaaatagagtttgttgcctctgaaaatcaacttgctgacatttttacaaagcctcttaatgaagaaaccttttgtagaattagaagggaaattggtatgtgtgaatCACTTGCTTGAAATCTAAGTCATAATAACTTCATGTATCTACAttttattgaatgtgtaattgatcTGCTGTGATATTAGTTTGCTGAAAAATCCTTAAAGCatattagctaacttgtttgtgtactcgcgaaattagtttactaagttgtatgctaatattgcgtgacgaaaattagtttgctatatcttgtactgttcaaatttcaaacagaaaggtgattgttcttgaaatttttctgCATGTTCAGCAAtgcatttatcttttttttttatattacatTCTCAGTGCTGTGTCAGTCATATAAAAATGTTTATATGTGCATATAGGGACAAATAAACTTGtttgaaatatataataaaataaagagtAAGAAACCTGgttcagttgaaagtacagtgacactgaaaagcgcgggactcaagaggaCTTAAATCCTCTGCCACACGAAACCTCACGCGTTCTCTCTCTCCTCTGTATCGATTGCCGTCACCTCCCAAAACCATACCCAATACCTCTTTCAGGCAAAGCATACCCTAACTCACCAAAAATCTCAAtttccttttctctttctcaCTTCACTCACCGAACCACCATTACCCGATTTCATTTTTGTTTCAATGGCTCGCACCAAACGAAAATCCCCTGTTGTTGCAGCCGCTTCATCTTCCTCGTCAGCCTCCGACAATGTTCCTGTCGCGGCATTGCGGAAGAAAATGAAAGGTAAGCAAAATGTGCCGCAATCAAAATCAGCTAGTGAGTCTTCTCACTCGTCCAAGGGTGTCAAATCCCCTAAATCGACGCCAGAAAAGAAAACGACAGTACAAAAGCAAGGGATGGATGCCAAAAGAAAAATGGGTATCGAAAAACTTTCCGGTTCAGTGGATAAAGCACTGTTGGATTGCAAATTCGTCAAATGGGAGAACTTTAATCAGGTAAACATTCACTTTAAAGagctttttgagtttcaaggCTGGTTGGATGTGTGTGAATATGCAAATGAGTACTACCCTAGGCTTGTACAAGAATTTTATAGAACCATGAGAACTGTTGATAATGAGGATCGATTTGAAGTGATTTTGAATACAAATTCATATAGTGTTTCTGTTGAACTGATAGCCACGGCTTTGAAATTGcccaatgatggaaataaaatttcctcacataaggatgttgctagggTGGCAGGGTTTAATCTGGTTGAATTTGAAAATGAGGTGTTCCCTGCTAACACTGCCAAAAATGAGAAATCCACCAGTACCAAAGCCCTCCAGcatatcaaaattattcacagtatggtgaattATGTGTTCTGTCCGAAATCTGGCAGTTATGGCTATCTGAGTCACTTggacatgtgtattatgtggcacattgtGAATAAAGTTAGGTTGAATTTAGCTTACTTAATCTTCAAAAACATGTGCAAAGCCTATGGGATTGGGAAACTGCCTTATGCACATTTGTTAactgctgtgtttaaagagctaAAGGTGAATGTCACTAAGGAAATCTCTAGGGCTGACTTGATAGTGCTTAGAGAAATACATTCCGAAACTGATgggagaaaaacaagatttgaaaAGGGTGGTTCCTCCTCTGCTAAAGTTGATTCTGGTTCTGCTAGTGAAGTTTTGAATGAAATTCAAGGGATAAAGGCTACTGTTAATGAACATTTTAGTGCAACAAGTCAGTCCCTTGACATTCTCAGAAAATTTGTGGATGTGGTTGACTATAAAGTGAGTCACCTGCTCActcaaaatgaggagttaaaGAAGCTGATTCTGGCTCTTCAGCAGGCCAAGGAACTTGGAGTTCCAACTAAAGTTGAGGCTGCTACTCAGGTTTCTACTGATAAGGGAGAAAGTAACAAAGTTGAAGAGTCTCCTGCTGATATGGCATGTGAAAGTGGTAAAGTTGCTGAAGCAGAACTTGAACCTGTAGTGGATGCCCCTGATGAGCAAGCTAGTGACCAGGTTCTTGAACCTGAGATTGGTCCTACAGCTGATGTACCTACTGACCTTGATGGTAAAAAAGTTGTAGCAACTGAAAGTGAATTACCAAAGGAAAGTGAAACGGTTCTAGAATCTGAACAAGCTGTTGAACCTCCACCTGCACCACCAGTTGAGCCAGCTGCTGTTCCTACACAGCAACAGGAACCTTCTCTCAAAGAACACCAAGCTAGTGCTCAAACTCAACTATCTGCAGCTGCTGCCCCTGCAGCAAAGAAAGGTAAGAAAAGGTACAAGTCAACCGTGTCAAATCCGTACCAGACCCTCGCTGCTGCTCTTCAACCCCCTTCTGAAGATGATGAGGCCGAGAAAAATGATCAAGTAGCTGACCAAGCCCCTCCGGCCCCTGTTATTAAACTGCCTAGGAAGAAAATGGTGCCTTCAAAATCCACTCGCCGGAGTACCAGACTTAAATAGCATCTCATCTGGATTTTTAGTTTACTGATTGCATATTTAGTTTACTAGTCTGTGTGCTACTTTTGATTTTTAGTTTGCTACTATCTACCTTACTGCATTTCCATTTTggctaacatgattctttttgggtattttctcctgtttcctttttgattgatgacaaaaagggggagaatggtTATGGCTATGTGAATATGTGTTGATGAACATATGGAAATGTGTTGATATACTTGTGAttgactgtgtgttgatgttggtgagatatatatatgtgatGATACTTGTGTTGCTGGATATATGCTTATACTTGTGATTGATACTTGTGAAGTGTGAATATGTTTGATAGCATAATTTCAGGGGGAGCTTATGTACAGAAAATGGATTTCTTGGATActatgtgcatatatttagggggagcattttcgGTATACTATACTTGGATTTACATACTCACATAAAATCTCACACACTGTTATTTTTATCGTTGAttgattgagttttgtcatcatcaaaaagggggagattgttgaccccgtgtagctcaaaatgagcattgattttgatgataacaaaactcaaagagaatctatctaacctaaccttaaagtgatgtgtagattctttgtcttatgcataaagaacctttgaagttgtatctaaggagaaaggatactcaaaggtatttcaagacaaatccaaaatgagaaaaaggcTATGGAAATCAAGACTCAAAGGAAAGGTATGAAAAGCatagtgttagagtcttaggtctttttgtaaaaaagaatagatgagaatttagtcatatggagctcaaaaatgaaaatttattttctgattacttcttctcatcatgaccttgaacacaactattgaaacattttttaaaggtctaaatcattttgcattgcaagttgagacatgcagctgttgacttagtttcctaactggtttgctaaaattttcggtttgctaatgtgtttgctaaaaacattagtttactaaccagtttgctgactgctcctaaaatttcattagtttgctaactgaccagagctgctcaacttcgcacaaaaggacaaaataacggctattttgtcttgggcagtgtgtataacgttccaaaagggtttcaaacggtctaaaatgatttgggactataaatacacattctctacttcatttacacttaatgaaagcttacatttgaactccaacattgatttttcatttattgctttcattcaagagctttaaagattttgagctaccattggcaaatcaactcatctcttctttatagtttgatttgtattgtgtaagagtgagtgttaaaacattgaattacattcaagagaggttgtacaagcacctattgaagcttgggaaAGTTAGTGCTTGTGATTGCACTtgagaag
It encodes:
- the LOC131178290 gene encoding uncharacterized protein LOC131178290; amino-acid sequence: MARTKRKSPVVAAASSSSSASDNVPVAALRKKMKGKQNVPQSKSASESSHSSKGVKSPKSTPEKKTTVQKQGMDAKRKMGIEKLSGSVDKALLDCKFVKWENFNQVNIHFKELFEFQGWLDVCEYANEYYPRLVQEFYRTMRTVDNEDRFEVILNTNSYSVSVELIATALKLPNDGNKISSHKDVARVAGFNLVEFENEVFPANTAKNEKSTSTKALQHIKIIHSMVNYVFCPKSGSYGYLSHLDMCIMWHIVNKVRLNLAYLIFKNMCKAYGIGKLPYAHLLTAVFKELKVNVTKEISRADLIVLREIHSETDGRKTRFEKGGSSSAKVDSGSASEVLNEIQGIKATVNEHFSATSQSLDILRKFVDVVDYKVSHLLTQNEELKKLILALQQAKELGVPTKVEAATQVSTDKGESNKVEESPADMACESGKVAEAELEPVVDAPDEQASDQVLEPEIGPTADVPTDLDGKKVVATESELPKESETVLESEQAVEPPPAPPVEPAAVPTQQQEPSLKEHQASAQTQLSAAAAPAAKKGKKRYKSTVSNPYQTLAAALQPPSEDDEAEKNDQVADQAPPAPVIKLPRKKMVPSKSTRRSTRLK